A single Lolium perenne isolate Kyuss_39 chromosome 6, Kyuss_2.0, whole genome shotgun sequence DNA region contains:
- the LOC127305762 gene encoding putrescine hydroxycinnamoyltransferase 1-like, with the protein MARVDEKVKVVESCIVTPSEETPSHGLWLSPLDLMMVNRGHTPNVYFYRYASSSGVVGDIFFDVARLKEAMAKALVSFYPLAGRLGVDADGRAEIDCAGQGAHFVVARSDLTVDDFSDCQPSLELKRLFVPRIVDDSPCVMLAVQLTFFKCGGVALGTALHHVAVDAVSAVHFFETWSAFSRAGSRDKDVAEVLELPCHDRTLLRARSPPRVVHPDAAPMFWPLKDNPNISPAGPVVNEIFVISMDQIAALKHASSGASTFCAVSAHVWRCMCVARRLAPEATTRLTFPANFRRSLRPPLPERYFGNGIIVVGAAGKVRDIASEDHLALAPVAGRVKEAVRGLDDELVRSTIDYLEMNEAPPASSMPETEVRIVSWLGMPVYDVDFGWGKPLTMMRAVQQRAGLIYLIDSGLGDGGVRILLSIEAEALKDFQRLLYENL; encoded by the coding sequence ATGGCCCGTGTGGACGAGAAGGTGAAGGTGGTGGAGTCGTGCATTGTGACGCCCAGCGAGGAGACGCCTAGCCATGGACTCTGGCTCTCCCCGCTCGACCTCATGATGGTCAACAGAGGCCATACCCCAAACGTCTACTTCTACCGGTACGCGTCTAGCTCCGGCGTCGTCGGCGACATCTTCTTTGACGTGGCCAGGCTGAAGGAGGCGATGGCCAAGGCCCTGGTAAGCTTCTACCCCCTCGCCGGCCGTCTCGGGGTGGATGCCGACGGTCGGGCAGAGATCGACTGCGCCGGCCAGGGCGCGCATTTCGTGGTTGCTCGCTCGGACCTCACCGTTGACGACTTCAGCGACTGCCAGCCGTCGCTGGAACTGAAGAGGCTCTTCGTTCCACGCATCGTCGACGACTCGCCGTGCGTCATGCTCGCCGTCCAGCTGACCTTCTTCAAGTGCGGCGGGGTGGCCTTAGGCACGGCGCTGCACCATGTCGCCGTCGACGCCGTGAGCGCGGTCCACTTCTTCGAGACGTGGTCGGCCTTCTCCAGGGCCGGGAGCCGCGATAAGGACGTCGCGGAAGTGCTGGAGCTCCCCTGCCACGACCGCACCCTCCTACGTGCGCGCTCCCCGCCACGCGTCGTCCACCCCGACGCCGCTCCCATGTTCTGGCCGCTTAAAGATAATCCAAACATATCACCGGCGGGGCCCGTGGTCAACGAGATTTTCGTCATCTCAATGGATCAGATCGCCGCTCTCAAGCATGCCAGCAGCGGTGCGAGCACGTTCTGCGCCGTGAGCGCCCATGTGTGGCGGTGCATGTGCGTCGCCCGCCGGCTGGCTCCAGAAGCCACGACACGCCTCACCTTCCCGGCCAACTTCCGGCGCAGCCTGAGGCCGCCGCTCCCAGAGAGGTACTTCGGCAACGGGATCATCGTGGTGGGAGCCGCCGGCAAGGTGCGGGACATCGCATCGGAGGATCACCTCGCGCTGGCCCCCGTCGCTGGACGGGTCAAGGAAGCCGTCCGCGGGCTGGACGACGAGCTGGTGCGTTCCACGATCGACTACCTGGAGATGAATGAGGCTCCACCTGCGAGCAGCATGCCGGAGACCGAGGTGAGGATTGTGAGCTGGCTAGGCATGCCGGTGTATGACGTCGATTTCGGGTGGGGGAAGCCGTTGACGATGATGCGCGCCGTGCAGCAGCGTGCCGGTCTCATTTACCTCATCGACAGCGGGCTGGGAGACGGCGGCGTTCGCATCCTCTTGTCCATCGAGGCAGAAGCTCTCAAGGACTTCCAGCGCCTGCTATACGAAAATTTATAG